A region of Capra hircus breed San Clemente chromosome 11, ASM170441v1, whole genome shotgun sequence DNA encodes the following proteins:
- the CYS1 gene encoding cystin-1, producing the protein MGSGSSRSGRALRRLRSPDSRPAGPDGAVPEGGTGPRVSAPAAAAAAGEEAPEAAAGTDPNPAAPPDGGDETLRLLDQLLAESAGWGPGELAPRGPARPRPAAGAGRPVSPKRSIEDHPEGSCISEAPGSCHKKPERQSAITYDYSEEELMASIEREYC; encoded by the exons ATGGGCAGCGGCAGCAGCCGGAGCGGCCGCGCCCTGCGGCGTCTGCGCAGCCCCGACAGCCGGCCGGCGGGGCCCGACGGGGCAGTCCCGGAGGGCGGGACAGGGCCGCGGGTCTCggcgccggcggcggcggcggcggcaggggAGGAGGCCCCGGAGGCGGCTGCCGGCACCGATCCCAACCCCGCGGCGCCCCCCGACGGCGGGGACGAGACCCTGCGCCTGCTGGACCAGCTGCTGGCCGAGTCGGCGGGCTGGGGCCCCGGGGAGCTGGCCCCGCGGGGCCCGGCGCGGCCCAGACCCGCAGCCGGCGCCGGGAGACCG GTGTCCCCAAAGCGGAGCATTGAAGACCACCCAGAGGGCAGCTGTATCTCTGA AGCCCCAGGCAGCTGCCACAAGAAGCCCGAGAGGCAGTCGGCCATCACATATGACTACTCCGAGGAGGAGCTGATGGCCAGCATTGAGCGGGAGTACTGCTGA
- the KLF11 gene encoding Krueppel-like factor 11 isoform X1, protein MHTPGSAGPGDAPRVVDIMDICESILERKRHDSERSTCSILEQNDMEAVEALVCMSSWGQRSQKADLLKIRPLTPVSDSGDVTTSVQVDTAPSELPKDFHSLSTLCMTPPQSPDLLEPLTGTVVPPQVTASKAPVVVAVPPASAGAARVLSRTAEGVLPGLKPDLLEPAASPSCRATVTGITGHAGGSPASAHHSCPTAQTQEQQLPTCTEGEAQFLGRVETLQDMHLTDSLLSMNSVSCQPCSHKSSGLIPTNKGQQAGWPVGIQTCSPKNYENDLARKATPLISVPIPTPPILCQMIPVTGPSGLLPAVLKPPPQVSAGLVKTVLPHAAPAPPPVFVGTSVPQGTVMLLLPQGALPQPTTCSAGSMPVGNTRFLPLAPAPVFIASSQSCAPQVDFSRRRNYVCHFPGCRKTYFKSSHLKAHLRTHTGEKPFSCSWDGCDKKFARSDELSRHRRTHTGEKKFVCPVCDRRFMRSDHLTKHARRHMATKRVPGWQAAVSRLNRVASAEDPGSPLEPECAPAAS, encoded by the exons GTTGACATCATGGACATATGTGAGTCAATCCTGGAGAGGAAACGGCACGACAGCGAGAGGTCCACATGCAGCATCTTGGAGCAGAATGACATGGAAGCTGTGGAGGCTCTTGTTTGCATGAGTTCCTGGGGTCAGAGATCTCAGAAAGCTGACCTGTTGAAGATCAGACCCCTCACACCCGTCTCTGACTCTGGGGATGTCACCACGTCAGTGCAGGTGGACACGGCCCCATCCGAGCTACCAAAGGACTTCCATTCTCTATCAACTCTG tgcATGACTCCTCCTCAGAGCCCTGACCTCCTGGAACCATTGACTGGGACAGTTGTTCCTCCCCAAGTAACTGCTTCCAAAGCCCCCGTGGTCGTGGCGGTCCCCCCAGCCTCTGCTGGGGCTGCCAGAGTGCTGAGCAGGACAGCGGAGGGGGTCCTGCCTGGTCTGAAACCTGATCTGCTGGAGCCAGCTGCCAGCCCGTCCTGCAGGGCCACGGTAACAGGTATCACTGGTCACGCTGGCGGGAGTCCTGCTTCCGCCCATCACTCCTGTCCCACAGCCCAGACTCAAGAACAGCAACTTCCAACTTGCACAGAAGGAGAAGCACAGTTCCTGGGACGTGTTGAAACTTTGCAGGACATGCATCTCACAGACAGTTTACTCAGCATGAACTCAGTGTCCTGTCAGCCTTGCTCGCACAAGTCCAGTGGCCTGATCCCCACCAACAAAGGCCAGCAGGCAGGGTGGCCCGTTGGAATTCAGACCTGCTCACCAAAGAATTATGAAAACGACTTGGCAAGGAAAGCCACCCCTCTGATCTCCGTCCCCATTCCTACTCCCCCCATCCTCTGCCAAATGATCCCTGTGACTGGACCCAGTGGCCTGTTACCAGCTGTTCTGAAGCCACCTCCCCAGGTGTCTGCGGGGCTTGTCAAGACCGTCTTGCCCCATGCGGCTCCCGCACCCCCGCCTGTGTTCGTGGGAACGTCTGTGCCTCAGGGAACCGTGATGCTGCTTCTGCCCCAGGgggccctcccccagcccaccaCATGCTCAGCCGGCAGCATGCCTGTCGGGAACACCAGATTCCTGCCCCTTGCCCCtgctccagtgttcattgcatcCAGTCAGAGCTGTGCCCCTCAGGTAGACTTTTCCCGAAGGAGGAACTATGTTTGCCATTTCCCAGGCTGCCGGAAAACCTACTTCAAAAGTTCCCACCTCAAGGCTCATCTTCGCACTCACACAG GAGAGAAGCCTTTCAGCTGCAGCTGGGACGGCTGCGACAAGAAATTTGCTCGTTCAGATGAACTCTCTCGCCACCGCAGAACTCACACCGGGGAGAAGAAATTTGTGTGCCCAGTGTGTGACCGGCGTTTCATGCGCAGCGACCACCTGACAAAGCACGCCCGGCGCCACATGGCCACCAAGAGGGTCCCCGGCTGGCAGGCAGCGGTCAGCAGGCTGAACAGAGTGGCCTCTGCGGAGGACCCTGGGAGCCCGCTGGAGCCAGAGTGCGCGCCGGCCGCCTCCTGA
- the KLF11 gene encoding Krueppel-like factor 11 isoform X2, which translates to MDICESILERKRHDSERSTCSILEQNDMEAVEALVCMSSWGQRSQKADLLKIRPLTPVSDSGDVTTSVQVDTAPSELPKDFHSLSTLCMTPPQSPDLLEPLTGTVVPPQVTASKAPVVVAVPPASAGAARVLSRTAEGVLPGLKPDLLEPAASPSCRATVTGITGHAGGSPASAHHSCPTAQTQEQQLPTCTEGEAQFLGRVETLQDMHLTDSLLSMNSVSCQPCSHKSSGLIPTNKGQQAGWPVGIQTCSPKNYENDLARKATPLISVPIPTPPILCQMIPVTGPSGLLPAVLKPPPQVSAGLVKTVLPHAAPAPPPVFVGTSVPQGTVMLLLPQGALPQPTTCSAGSMPVGNTRFLPLAPAPVFIASSQSCAPQVDFSRRRNYVCHFPGCRKTYFKSSHLKAHLRTHTGEKPFSCSWDGCDKKFARSDELSRHRRTHTGEKKFVCPVCDRRFMRSDHLTKHARRHMATKRVPGWQAAVSRLNRVASAEDPGSPLEPECAPAAS; encoded by the exons ATGGACATATGTGAGTCAATCCTGGAGAGGAAACGGCACGACAGCGAGAGGTCCACATGCAGCATCTTGGAGCAGAATGACATGGAAGCTGTGGAGGCTCTTGTTTGCATGAGTTCCTGGGGTCAGAGATCTCAGAAAGCTGACCTGTTGAAGATCAGACCCCTCACACCCGTCTCTGACTCTGGGGATGTCACCACGTCAGTGCAGGTGGACACGGCCCCATCCGAGCTACCAAAGGACTTCCATTCTCTATCAACTCTG tgcATGACTCCTCCTCAGAGCCCTGACCTCCTGGAACCATTGACTGGGACAGTTGTTCCTCCCCAAGTAACTGCTTCCAAAGCCCCCGTGGTCGTGGCGGTCCCCCCAGCCTCTGCTGGGGCTGCCAGAGTGCTGAGCAGGACAGCGGAGGGGGTCCTGCCTGGTCTGAAACCTGATCTGCTGGAGCCAGCTGCCAGCCCGTCCTGCAGGGCCACGGTAACAGGTATCACTGGTCACGCTGGCGGGAGTCCTGCTTCCGCCCATCACTCCTGTCCCACAGCCCAGACTCAAGAACAGCAACTTCCAACTTGCACAGAAGGAGAAGCACAGTTCCTGGGACGTGTTGAAACTTTGCAGGACATGCATCTCACAGACAGTTTACTCAGCATGAACTCAGTGTCCTGTCAGCCTTGCTCGCACAAGTCCAGTGGCCTGATCCCCACCAACAAAGGCCAGCAGGCAGGGTGGCCCGTTGGAATTCAGACCTGCTCACCAAAGAATTATGAAAACGACTTGGCAAGGAAAGCCACCCCTCTGATCTCCGTCCCCATTCCTACTCCCCCCATCCTCTGCCAAATGATCCCTGTGACTGGACCCAGTGGCCTGTTACCAGCTGTTCTGAAGCCACCTCCCCAGGTGTCTGCGGGGCTTGTCAAGACCGTCTTGCCCCATGCGGCTCCCGCACCCCCGCCTGTGTTCGTGGGAACGTCTGTGCCTCAGGGAACCGTGATGCTGCTTCTGCCCCAGGgggccctcccccagcccaccaCATGCTCAGCCGGCAGCATGCCTGTCGGGAACACCAGATTCCTGCCCCTTGCCCCtgctccagtgttcattgcatcCAGTCAGAGCTGTGCCCCTCAGGTAGACTTTTCCCGAAGGAGGAACTATGTTTGCCATTTCCCAGGCTGCCGGAAAACCTACTTCAAAAGTTCCCACCTCAAGGCTCATCTTCGCACTCACACAG GAGAGAAGCCTTTCAGCTGCAGCTGGGACGGCTGCGACAAGAAATTTGCTCGTTCAGATGAACTCTCTCGCCACCGCAGAACTCACACCGGGGAGAAGAAATTTGTGTGCCCAGTGTGTGACCGGCGTTTCATGCGCAGCGACCACCTGACAAAGCACGCCCGGCGCCACATGGCCACCAAGAGGGTCCCCGGCTGGCAGGCAGCGGTCAGCAGGCTGAACAGAGTGGCCTCTGCGGAGGACCCTGGGAGCCCGCTGGAGCCAGAGTGCGCGCCGGCCGCCTCCTGA